The DNA region CAGTGAGCAGGAATGTGAACAGGAGCAGAAACTTCTTCATACAGTGGGCAAAAGTAAATGTTTTTTGGAACAAATACCGAATTTTAGATGCCGTTGCACGGTTAAAGTTAGGTTAAATACTAAGAAATTCTGTTAAAGCATGACATTAAGCAAAAAAAATCCCAGCCAATTTAAGCTGGGATAAATATCATTTTTTATTATATAAACTTAATTCGTAGAGTTAGTCCGTTTGTCCTATATTCGCCCATATTACAGAGTAAAGAATCATAATACATTTGAACCGCATAAACTCGCATATTTCCGCCATTATCCTGAATATGTTTCACAACTTGTTGAAGTATTCGGTTTAACAAATCAGGAGGTAAACCACTTCCGATAGGAAAAACCCAATATGATGGTGGAAGACTCGCATCGACGGTTTGGAAAATATCAAGCTCAAGATAACCATTAGATTTAATTATACTAAAATCGTAATCCGGGTCAACATAATTTGGATCATTAGGCAGGAACTTGTAATCAATGGCAGAATTATTATAGTAATTCTCTATATAATTTACTAAAAGTCTCGGCAAGTCAGTACAACCTCTACAATAATATAAAGAAGAATCATCATTCCAAAAGTACACATTACCATGAGGATAATATGGCACTGTGCTGTTAGGAACGTTAGTCAAACCAATACCTCCCCCACATTTATTAGCTTCATTGATAAGGAGATAGGCACTTGCCTCTTTTGAGGAACGATTCACACCCTCTGCTTTTCCGATAGGATCTAATGAGGATATTGCTTCTGAAGATCTATCGATATTTTGGCATGCGATTGACAGTAATGCAACAATAAGAAGATAAACTGTGTTAAAAAATAATTTCTTCATAATTCTATTTTTTGATGAATTTCACTTTTTCTACGGTTCCTTTATCATCTACAGAGATAAAGTAAACACCTGACTGAAGTTTGGAAACCGAAACTTTGTTGTCAGCAACATTTCCTTTAGCAACCAACTGACCTGCAGCATTATAAATGCTGTATGTAGCGTTATTAGAAACTTTGGAAACATTCAATACGTCAACTGCCGGATTTGGATAAACCTGAACTGCATTTGCACGTACATTGTCGTTAACTCCAAGAGTTGGCGAGATTATTACTGCGTAATCCTCAACTTCACCGTACGTGTAGCTTCCACATGGATTGGTTTGTGCAGTGTTAAATTTCAGAGCAACTCTCATTCTTACTGGCTTGTCTCCAGAATAAGCATCCGCAGGAACCGAGAAGGTTTGTGTAACCGGAGTCGTTTGGTTTCCTGGAGTCTGCATTACAAGTTCACTTGGCTCAAATGTTCCGTTTCTGTTGAAATCGATCCAGGCAGTAACTGCCTCACTATACTTGGTTCCAGTCCAAGCTTTTGAAACAGAAAGAACGTTATTTGATGTTCCTTTGGCTAAATGTACAGTTCTAGTATTATCAGTAGTGTAATCAGTGTAATTTGAAGCTCCTGAGCTGCTGTTTACTCCTGTTGCACCTTCCGCGGTGATCGTTACATTAGAAATATACTCGTCATTAGAATTGGTTGAAGTTAATGTACAGTATGTCAGCACTAAAGTACTAAAGTTGGTTACCGGTGTATATGTTCCGGTAGTTCCGGTACAAACTGACGCTACCTGCACTTCATACGCAACTGCTTCTTCCAGTCCTGTGATGGTGTAAGTGTTAGTCGAAACAGGAACTTCGTTCCAGGTAGTATCAGACGCTTTCTTCCATCTAAGAATATAGGTCGCACTTGCGATCGGATCCCAAGAAACTGTCGCAGCAGCAGTGGTGATGTTGGATACCGTTAATCCTGCAGGTGCAGTACCGTCGCAAGGAACAATTGCAGAAACTATAACCGGCGCCACCGCATAGAAAACGTTACCTATCGCAGAAACCCTCATCTTAAGCTGAGTGTTGGTTGGGAACGATGCAAAGCTCAATTCTTCAGTACCGTCGTTTGGAGTTGATGCAGCGATTACGTTCCAAGTCACACCGTTGTCCTGGGTGTATTCGATCTTAACATTTGCCACATAAAATGGAGCAGCGTCAGTTCCCACTACATCCCAGGTAAATGGACCGGGAGCGTTGTTATACACTTTGGTTGAAGTAATCTTAAAAGGTCCGTTTGCATGAATAGTAACTTTCTGACCTGCAACCTGAGTTTGTTGCGCCTCCACATTGGAATTGTTATCACGTACAGTTACTCTGAAGTTCATTACTCTCGCCACATTAGAAACAGATTCCCATTCAGCTTTTAAACCTAAAATACCGTTCATTACCATTGACGTCTTAGGGAAATATCGTGTAGGCGAAGTAGTTCCCATAATAGATCTGAATTTCGGTCCCTGAGTATTGTTTGCGGTAACATCAGTTACTGCTGCAGTCGCCCCGTCATATTGTTCCCAGGTATAAGTAATCGGGTCATTTTCAGGATCGGTAGCAGTCGCAGTCAGTGCGAATGCAGTACCCTTAGGAATGGTCACATCCGGCATTGGCGTGATTACTGGTGGCTGATTGGTGATCGGTGTGTTGACATCGCAGTTTTGCGTCTGCACATAATTCTGCACCTGGAAAATACTCACTGCGTGAAAATAAGGGTCAGAATGTGGCTGTACGTCAGCACTGGTAATTCCTGCGTACCCCATAATAGTAGAACCTGATCCCGGCTCCATGTGTGCGATACTTCCCGAGTGGATTCCGTGAGCAAAGGTATGCCATGCTCC from Chryseobacterium suipulveris includes:
- a CDS encoding reprolysin-like metallopeptidase, giving the protein MKKIFTSLLCGLMSTAAFAQWAPTTMQGERTRPEANVKNYYSLDLNQMRAKLANAQESGKGAVAVEINLPTLDGKTERFAVYSAPVVVKSLADRYQLGSYAGVGIDDPAKYVRFSVSPTDFQSMMFTDGKQEFIEPLNANKSVYGVFPKSKKPDGAYTCHGQELLTKSQIEKLGQTTDFSNQVTNFSKNSDQKFRKYRLALSVTGEYTQLFGGVAGALTQMNATMTRVNGVFEKDFAIRMVLQDFPQIIFTNPNTDPYSPANPGAQGAWTAELKNVLKGTTYGVGDANYDIGHLFGRSGGGGSAGCIGCVCNNTDTYDSGYQWYWHKGQGYTSPGSGDPVGDNFDIDYVAHEMGHQFGAWHTFAHGIHSGSIAHMEPGSGSTIMGYAGITSADVQPHSDPYFHAVSIFQVQNYVQTQNCDVNTPITNQPPVITPMPDVTIPKGTAFALTATATDPENDPITYTWEQYDGATAAVTDVTANNTQGPKFRSIMGTTSPTRYFPKTSMVMNGILGLKAEWESVSNVARVMNFRVTVRDNNSNVEAQQTQVAGQKVTIHANGPFKITSTKVYNNAPGPFTWDVVGTDAAPFYVANVKIEYTQDNGVTWNVIAASTPNDGTEELSFASFPTNTQLKMRVSAIGNVFYAVAPVIVSAIVPCDGTAPAGLTVSNITTAAATVSWDPIASATYILRWKKASDTTWNEVPVSTNTYTITGLEEAVAYEVQVASVCTGTTGTYTPVTNFSTLVLTYCTLTSTNSNDEYISNVTITAEGATGVNSSSGASNYTDYTTDNTRTVHLAKGTSNNVLSVSKAWTGTKYSEAVTAWIDFNRNGTFEPSELVMQTPGNQTTPVTQTFSVPADAYSGDKPVRMRVALKFNTAQTNPCGSYTYGEVEDYAVIISPTLGVNDNVRANAVQVYPNPAVDVLNVSKVSNNATYSIYNAAGQLVAKGNVADNKVSVSKLQSGVYFISVDDKGTVEKVKFIKK